Proteins from a single region of Verrucosispora sp. NA02020:
- the eccCa gene encoding type VII secretion protein EccCa — protein sequence MPAGEISLQEPPELPETQSGGLRQVMTIMPMMVMSGVMMLMFVGGGRGAMTWVMIGLMVVAMGGMLIGLMMSSGGERKRRLGGDRRDYLRYLAQNRRRVRRTVAQQRDAGAWRHPDPGALWSVAMTSRRWERRASHPDFLEVRLGTGRARLATPIVPLQTKPIEDLEPLSAKSLRRFIKAYSTLEGQPVAVFLRGFALIRFTGDADGVRAVLRAMITQLVTLHAPEEVVLALCLGGEGAADWEWAKWLPHVQHPVEQDAAGPTRLVAESIEGVERLLGEGFLARPRYEQGATPSRDEPYVLVVCDGGRIPTGARMASGGYRNAVLVDIGTAPASTPRHLLWLDLVEDRLEMVRHDAVGREKRSPLAHADRLSVARARAVARILSPYRLGVAAEPAAEALDSDFDLGALLGVADLSRLDLDAAWAPRSATDRLRVPIGVDSDGAPVELDLKESALGGMGPHGMLIGATGSGKSELLRTLVLALAATHSSETLNLILVDFKGGATFLGLDRLPHTSAVITNLADEAALVSRMRDALHGELVRRQELLRQAGGYSSALDYERARAQGAPLDPLPTLFVVVDEFSELLAAHRDFIDLFVMIGRLGRSLAVHLLLASQRLDDGRIAQLESHLSYRIGLRTFSSMESRSVIGVPDAHELPSQPGNGYLRTDVSTLIRFKAAYVSGAHRPRAVRSRQDVVQRQLVPYLLEHVPYRTPVEVPSAAEVTPDVADVAAPSVLSVVVSQLTDQGPPAHQVWLPPLAAAPTLDQLLPALAPDPQAGLRAADWPGAGRLAVPVGFVDKPFEQVRELMVVDLAGIGGHVGIAGGPQSGKSTLLRTVICALALTHSPAQVQFYCLDFGGGTLSTIADLPHVGSVAGRLEIDRVSRIVAEIGALVTERERRFGSLGVDSMATYRRARAEGTITDDPYGDVFLVVDGWFTLRQEFEAADTAIRQIVARGLNFGVHVLLTAARWSEVHHGMRDQLGTRLELRLGDAVDSAIDLRLAATVPHLPGRGLTAQKMHFLGGLPRIDGCGDADSVAEGARDLTASVRDFWAGPPAPPVRTLPALLPATELPPPDGDLRVALGIDEERMQPVWHNFEEVPHLTALGDTESGKTSLLRLLVDGVTRRFTPKEARIMVVDYRRRLFDSVPAPYRLGYSVSPGATKETVASAVEGLRSRMPGTDVTPEQLRRRDWWTGPRLFVLVDDYDLLAGHDSPLAPLIPFLPQGTDIGFHLVLTRGAAGVMRMSMDPLIRRLQETNSPDLALSCPPSEGPLLGNTKPRILPPGRALLCTRRGHRLIQTAWTPPPELSPPAGAVAAAAG from the coding sequence ATGCCGGCGGGCGAGATCAGTCTCCAGGAGCCGCCCGAGCTGCCCGAGACGCAGTCCGGTGGGTTGCGTCAGGTCATGACGATCATGCCGATGATGGTGATGTCCGGCGTCATGATGCTGATGTTCGTCGGTGGCGGCCGGGGCGCGATGACCTGGGTGATGATCGGTCTGATGGTGGTCGCGATGGGCGGGATGCTGATCGGCCTGATGATGAGTTCCGGCGGTGAGCGCAAACGTCGGCTCGGCGGCGACCGCCGCGACTATCTGCGGTACCTGGCGCAGAACCGCCGCCGGGTGCGACGCACCGTGGCGCAGCAGCGCGACGCGGGTGCCTGGCGGCATCCCGACCCGGGTGCGCTGTGGTCGGTGGCGATGACGTCGCGGCGGTGGGAGCGGCGGGCCAGCCATCCGGACTTCCTGGAGGTGCGGTTGGGCACCGGCCGAGCGCGGTTGGCCACCCCGATCGTGCCGTTGCAGACCAAGCCGATCGAGGATCTGGAGCCGTTGTCGGCGAAGTCGCTGCGCCGCTTCATCAAGGCGTACAGCACGCTTGAGGGCCAGCCGGTCGCGGTGTTCCTGCGTGGTTTCGCGCTGATCCGGTTCACCGGTGACGCCGACGGTGTCCGTGCGGTGCTGCGCGCGATGATCACTCAGTTGGTGACACTGCACGCGCCCGAGGAGGTGGTGCTCGCGTTGTGTCTGGGTGGTGAGGGTGCCGCCGACTGGGAGTGGGCGAAGTGGCTGCCGCACGTCCAGCATCCGGTCGAGCAGGACGCGGCCGGGCCCACGCGGCTGGTCGCGGAGAGCATCGAGGGGGTGGAGCGGCTGCTCGGTGAGGGTTTCCTCGCCCGGCCGCGCTACGAGCAGGGTGCCACGCCGAGTCGCGACGAGCCGTACGTGCTGGTCGTGTGTGACGGTGGGCGGATCCCGACCGGGGCCCGGATGGCCTCCGGCGGGTACCGCAACGCGGTGCTGGTCGACATCGGCACCGCGCCGGCCAGTACGCCCCGGCATCTGCTCTGGCTCGACCTGGTCGAGGACCGGCTGGAGATGGTGCGGCACGACGCGGTCGGTCGCGAGAAGCGGTCGCCGTTGGCCCACGCCGACCGGCTCAGTGTCGCCCGGGCCCGGGCGGTGGCGCGGATCCTGTCGCCGTACCGGCTCGGTGTCGCCGCCGAGCCCGCCGCCGAGGCGCTCGACTCCGACTTCGACCTGGGGGCGCTGCTCGGGGTCGCCGACCTGAGCCGGCTGGACCTGGACGCCGCCTGGGCACCCCGGTCGGCGACCGACCGGCTGCGGGTGCCGATCGGCGTCGACTCCGACGGCGCGCCGGTGGAGTTGGACCTCAAGGAGTCGGCGCTGGGCGGGATGGGCCCGCACGGCATGTTGATCGGGGCGACCGGCTCGGGCAAGAGCGAGCTGCTGCGTACTCTCGTGCTGGCACTCGCGGCGACGCACTCCAGTGAGACGTTGAACCTGATCCTGGTGGACTTCAAGGGCGGTGCCACGTTCCTGGGGCTGGACCGGTTGCCGCACACCTCGGCGGTGATCACCAACCTGGCCGACGAGGCGGCGCTGGTGAGCCGGATGCGTGACGCCCTGCACGGGGAGCTGGTCCGCCGGCAGGAGCTGCTGCGGCAGGCCGGTGGCTACAGTTCGGCGCTGGACTACGAACGTGCCCGCGCCCAGGGAGCTCCGCTGGATCCGTTGCCCACGTTGTTCGTCGTGGTCGACGAGTTCAGCGAACTGCTCGCCGCACACCGTGACTTCATCGACCTGTTCGTCATGATCGGCCGGTTGGGGCGGTCACTCGCGGTGCATCTGCTGTTGGCCAGTCAGCGCCTCGACGACGGTCGGATCGCGCAGTTGGAGTCGCACCTGTCGTACCGGATCGGACTGCGGACGTTCTCGTCGATGGAGTCGCGGTCGGTGATCGGTGTGCCGGACGCGCACGAGTTGCCCAGTCAGCCCGGCAACGGTTACCTGCGGACCGACGTGTCGACGCTGATCCGGTTCAAGGCCGCGTACGTCTCCGGCGCGCACCGGCCCAGGGCCGTGCGGTCCCGGCAGGACGTGGTGCAGCGGCAGTTGGTGCCGTATCTGTTGGAGCACGTGCCGTACCGCACTCCGGTGGAGGTGCCCTCGGCGGCGGAGGTCACGCCGGACGTGGCGGACGTGGCGGCGCCGAGCGTGTTGTCGGTCGTGGTCTCCCAGCTCACCGATCAGGGGCCGCCGGCACATCAGGTGTGGCTGCCACCGCTCGCCGCCGCCCCGACCCTGGATCAGTTGCTGCCGGCGCTGGCCCCGGATCCGCAGGCCGGGTTGCGGGCCGCGGACTGGCCCGGTGCCGGGCGTCTGGCGGTGCCGGTGGGGTTCGTGGACAAACCGTTCGAGCAGGTCCGTGAGCTGATGGTGGTGGACCTGGCCGGCATCGGTGGGCACGTGGGCATCGCCGGTGGTCCGCAGAGCGGCAAGAGCACGTTGCTGCGTACGGTGATCTGCGCGTTGGCGTTGACCCACAGTCCGGCGCAGGTGCAGTTCTACTGTCTGGACTTCGGTGGGGGCACGCTGTCGACGATCGCCGACCTGCCGCACGTGGGCAGTGTCGCCGGCCGGTTGGAGATCGACCGGGTGAGCCGGATCGTCGCGGAGATCGGCGCCCTGGTCACCGAGCGGGAGCGGCGTTTCGGCAGTCTCGGCGTCGACTCGATGGCGACCTACCGGCGGGCGCGGGCCGAGGGCACGATCACCGACGACCCGTACGGTGACGTGTTCCTGGTGGTCGACGGCTGGTTCACGTTGCGGCAGGAGTTCGAGGCCGCGGACACCGCGATCCGGCAGATCGTCGCGCGGGGGCTGAACTTCGGGGTGCACGTGCTGCTCACCGCCGCCCGCTGGTCCGAGGTGCACCACGGCATGCGGGACCAGCTCGGCACCCGGTTGGAGCTGCGTCTCGGTGATGCCGTCGACTCCGCCATCGACCTGCGGTTGGCGGCCACGGTGCCGCACCTGCCCGGTCGGGGGCTGACCGCGCAGAAGATGCACTTCCTCGGCGGGCTCCCGCGCATCGACGGTTGCGGTGACGCGGACAGCGTGGCCGAGGGGGCCCGCGACCTGACCGCGTCGGTGCGGGACTTCTGGGCCGGGCCGCCCGCGCCGCCGGTGCGTACGCTGCCGGCCCTGCTGCCGGCCACCGAGCTGCCGCCGCCGGACGGCGACCTGCGGGTGGCCCTCGGCATCGACGAGGAGCGGATGCAGCCGGTCTGGCACAACTTCGAGGAGGTGCCGCACCTGACCGCCCTGGGCGACACGGAGAGCGGCAAGACCAGTCTGCTGCGCCTGCTGGTCGACGGGGTGACCCGGCGGTTCACGCCGAAGGAGGCCCGGATCATGGTGGTGGACTACCGTCGTCGGCTGTTCGACTCCGTGCCCGCCCCCTACCGGCTCGGGTACTCGGTGTCGCCGGGAGCCACGAAGGAGACGGTGGCCAGTGCGGTCGAGGGGCTGCGCAGCCGAATGCCGGGCACCGACGTCACGCCGGAGCAACTGCGTCGCCGGGACTGGTGGACCGGGCCTCGACTGTTCGTCCTGGTCGACGACTACGACCTGCTCGCCGGGCACGACAGCCCGCTCGCACCACTGATCCCGTTCCTGCCGCAGGGCACCGACATCGGCTTCCACCTGGTCCTGACCCGAGGTGCGGCCGGGGTGATGCGGATGTCGATGGATCCGCTGATCCGCCGTCTGCAGGAGACGAACAGCCCTGACCTGGCGCTGTCCTGTCCGCCGTCGGAGGGGCCGCTGCTCGGCAACACCAAGCCGCGCATCCTGCCGCCGGGGCGGGCGCTGCTCTGCACCCGCCGGGGGCATCGACTGATCCAGACCGCGTGGACGCCGCCGCCGGAGCTGTCGCCGCCGGCCGGGGCGGTGGCCGCTGCCGCCGGATGA
- a CDS encoding thiamine pyrophosphate-binding protein: MTSTMSGGEALARSFAAHESGDMFGMGGFQLLPFYAAVRTLGMRHHLINDERTGAFAADAYARMTGRPGVCDATLGPGATNLVTALAESTNAGVPLIAVTGDTHRGYSGRHMTQETQQVEILRPAAKALLRVEQPERIPELVRRAYTIATSGRPGAVVLDVPEDVCHAQVTMPDDAFWTDSETHRVPARRTRPDQHTLDRAVALLATAERPVLLAGGGIHLSGAHEALAAFVRAWGVPVAHTMSGKGSVSCLDPLSIGLFGRYSRFANDLIKTADLVVVAGCKLGEIATERYDLLPPATPMIHIDVLSEDFGRTARPTVALWGDAASTLTDLAAASSTTTRTGYLEEIDGRRRTWQERTRPRLTTDERPINVARLVHELNGMLPADAVLIADGGFAAHWTGLLYDTKQAGRGYVADRGLASIGYGVPGALGAALAVPDRPVVALSGDGGLNMSLGDLETLRRADVNATIVVVNNAASGYVKALQHVLFDGGYQSSDLSEIDYGAVASALGCHGVRIEDPDALAPALTEAVTTPGPSVVDVVVTRDPAKMLPGVDKRAASKRADDRIA; the protein is encoded by the coding sequence ATGACCAGCACGATGTCCGGGGGCGAAGCGCTCGCCCGGTCCTTCGCCGCGCACGAGTCCGGCGACATGTTCGGCATGGGCGGCTTCCAACTGCTGCCGTTCTATGCCGCCGTCCGCACGCTCGGCATGCGCCACCACCTGATCAACGACGAACGCACGGGCGCGTTCGCTGCCGACGCCTACGCCCGGATGACCGGCCGTCCGGGCGTGTGTGACGCCACCCTCGGCCCGGGCGCGACCAACCTCGTCACCGCACTGGCGGAGTCGACCAACGCGGGAGTACCGCTGATCGCCGTCACCGGGGACACCCACCGCGGATACAGCGGCCGGCACATGACTCAGGAGACCCAGCAGGTCGAGATCCTGCGCCCGGCGGCCAAGGCACTGCTGCGGGTGGAACAGCCCGAACGGATCCCGGAACTGGTCAGACGGGCCTACACGATCGCCACCTCCGGTCGACCCGGCGCGGTGGTCCTGGACGTGCCCGAGGACGTCTGCCACGCCCAGGTGACGATGCCCGACGACGCCTTCTGGACCGACTCCGAGACGCACCGCGTACCGGCCCGACGCACCCGGCCCGACCAGCACACGCTGGACCGCGCGGTGGCGCTGCTGGCCACCGCCGAACGTCCCGTCCTGCTGGCCGGTGGCGGCATCCATCTCTCCGGTGCACATGAGGCGCTGGCTGCGTTCGTCCGCGCCTGGGGAGTCCCGGTGGCGCACACGATGAGCGGTAAGGGCTCGGTGTCCTGTCTCGACCCGCTGTCGATCGGTCTGTTCGGGCGCTACTCGCGCTTCGCCAACGACCTGATCAAAACCGCCGACCTCGTCGTGGTGGCGGGGTGCAAGCTGGGCGAGATAGCCACCGAGCGGTACGACCTGCTGCCGCCGGCCACCCCGATGATCCACATCGACGTCCTCAGCGAGGACTTCGGACGAACCGCCCGACCCACCGTCGCGCTGTGGGGCGACGCGGCCAGCACCCTGACCGATCTCGCCGCTGCCTCCTCCACCACCACCCGGACCGGCTACCTTGAGGAGATCGACGGGCGGCGCCGGACCTGGCAGGAGCGGACCCGGCCCAGACTGACCACTGACGAGCGTCCGATCAACGTCGCCCGCCTGGTGCACGAACTCAACGGCATGCTGCCCGCCGACGCCGTGCTGATCGCCGACGGCGGGTTCGCCGCCCACTGGACCGGGCTGCTCTACGACACCAAACAGGCCGGGCGCGGGTACGTGGCGGACCGCGGCCTCGCCTCGATCGGCTACGGCGTACCCGGTGCGCTCGGCGCGGCGCTGGCCGTGCCCGACCGCCCGGTGGTGGCGCTCTCCGGCGACGGCGGTCTCAACATGTCCCTCGGTGACCTCGAGACGCTGCGTCGAGCGGACGTCAACGCCACCATCGTGGTGGTGAACAACGCGGCCTCCGGATACGTGAAGGCCCTGCAGCACGTGCTCTTCGACGGCGGCTACCAGTCCTCCGACCTGTCCGAGATCGACTACGGCGCCGTGGCGTCGGCACTCGGCTGCCACGGCGTCCGGATCGAGGATCCGGACGCGTTGGCGCCGGCTCTCACCGAGGCGGTGACCACGCCCGGCCCGAGCGTCGTCGACGTGGTGGTGACCCGGGACCCGGCGAAGATGCTGCCGGGAGTCGACAAGCGGGCCGCCTCGAAGCGCGCCGACGACCGCATCGCCTGA
- a CDS encoding S8 family serine peptidase translates to MPVGRTVSRAALGTCVVVTALAVPAAPAQSRQNEPPALPTVTDGCVGASPVTATGMPWAVARLGPSAAWPLTRGAGVTVAVVDSGVSATAPALRGAVTAGRDVTDAGRADRDCLGRGTTLAGIVAARPVSGTAVVGIAPAATVLPIRITGRDGRVPPTGLADGIRAATTLGADVILVGTGRPGTDDRLASAVAEAVARDIVVVAAVDDRSAPPSATAAPPWYPAAFPQVLAVGGIDPDGVPTEDSPPSASVDLVAPATGAVSVAPAGPGHYRVGGPAVAAAYVAGAAALVRSYRPELTQAQVRDRLRLTAEPPSAPGDPRLGAGTVDPYAAVTTIDPTLADTPTREPVPPAVLASVPAPDPAVRRAAVATTLLLLSTAVALLSIAVLRRGRRRRWNPR, encoded by the coding sequence GTGCCCGTCGGACGAACGGTCTCCCGAGCTGCGCTCGGCACGTGTGTCGTGGTCACGGCGCTGGCCGTACCGGCGGCTCCCGCCCAGTCCCGCCAGAACGAGCCGCCGGCCCTGCCGACGGTGACCGACGGCTGCGTCGGTGCGTCGCCGGTCACCGCCACCGGGATGCCGTGGGCGGTGGCCCGACTGGGTCCGTCGGCGGCCTGGCCGCTGACCCGCGGCGCCGGGGTGACCGTGGCCGTGGTCGACAGCGGGGTCAGCGCCACCGCGCCGGCCCTGCGGGGAGCGGTGACGGCCGGCCGGGACGTGACCGACGCCGGTCGGGCCGACCGGGACTGCCTCGGCCGGGGCACCACGTTGGCCGGCATCGTCGCCGCCCGCCCGGTCAGCGGCACCGCAGTGGTCGGGATCGCCCCGGCGGCGACGGTGCTGCCGATCCGGATCACCGGTCGCGACGGGCGGGTGCCGCCGACCGGGCTCGCCGACGGGATCCGGGCCGCGACCACCCTCGGCGCCGACGTGATCCTGGTCGGCACCGGCCGGCCCGGCACCGACGACCGGCTCGCCTCGGCGGTCGCCGAGGCCGTCGCCCGCGACATCGTGGTGGTCGCCGCCGTCGACGACCGGAGCGCGCCGCCGTCGGCCACCGCCGCACCGCCCTGGTATCCGGCCGCGTTCCCGCAGGTCCTGGCCGTCGGCGGGATCGACCCGGACGGCGTACCGACCGAGGACAGCCCGCCGTCCGCCAGCGTCGACCTGGTGGCACCCGCCACCGGCGCGGTCAGCGTCGCACCCGCCGGCCCCGGCCACTACCGGGTGGGCGGACCCGCCGTCGCCGCCGCGTACGTCGCCGGGGCCGCCGCGCTGGTGCGGTCGTACCGGCCGGAGCTGACCCAGGCGCAGGTCCGCGACCGGCTGCGACTGACCGCCGAACCACCGTCGGCACCGGGCGACCCCCGGCTGGGCGCCGGCACCGTCGACCCGTACGCGGCGGTCACCACGATCGACCCGACACTGGCCGACACCCCGACCCGCGAACCGGTACCACCCGCCGTCCTGGCCTCGGTCCCGGCGCCCGATCCGGCGGTCCGTCGCGCCGCCGTGGCGACCACCCTGCTGCTCCTGTCGACCGCCGTGGCACTGCTCTCGATCGCGGTCCTGCGGCGCGGCCGACGCCGCCGGTGGAACCCGCGCTGA
- a CDS encoding alpha-ketoacid dehydrogenase subunit beta: MSAATTYDEAVDLAVRHEMERDPRIFFLATDPPDGLAAHFGPQRVRQTPISEPSLTGMCVGAAMCGLRPIFLWRNVTFGFGALDPVFNQAAKLRFMLGGQVRIPLVIRVSYGAGTGLAAQHMQSPYAMFAAMPGLKVVAPSTGEDAYGLMRTALLDDNPVVFFEGVRLSPQAADVPDTLGEPIPFGVARTARAGDDVTIVAIGHQVHEALAAAADLAAAGIDAEVIDPRTLAPLDTATVTASVRRTGRLVVVDEAPAACSIASEIVTSVCEDPAALSALRTPPRRVCAAPVPIPYTRPLEQAAVPSAQRIADAVRDLM, encoded by the coding sequence ATGAGTGCGGCCACCACCTACGACGAGGCCGTCGACCTCGCGGTCCGGCACGAGATGGAACGCGACCCTCGGATCTTCTTCCTCGCCACCGACCCACCGGACGGGCTGGCCGCGCACTTCGGCCCGCAGCGCGTGCGCCAGACACCGATCTCCGAGCCGTCGTTGACCGGCATGTGCGTCGGCGCCGCCATGTGCGGGCTCCGCCCGATCTTCCTGTGGCGCAACGTCACCTTCGGTTTCGGCGCGCTCGACCCGGTCTTCAACCAGGCGGCGAAGCTGCGCTTCATGCTCGGCGGGCAGGTGCGCATCCCCCTGGTGATCCGGGTCAGCTACGGCGCCGGCACCGGCCTGGCCGCACAGCACATGCAGTCGCCGTACGCCATGTTCGCCGCCATGCCGGGCCTCAAGGTGGTCGCGCCGTCCACCGGCGAGGACGCGTACGGCTTGATGCGCACCGCCCTGCTCGACGACAACCCAGTGGTGTTCTTCGAAGGCGTCCGGCTGTCCCCGCAGGCCGCCGACGTCCCCGACACGCTCGGCGAACCCATCCCGTTCGGCGTCGCCCGCACCGCCCGGGCCGGCGACGACGTGACCATCGTGGCCATCGGCCATCAGGTGCACGAGGCGCTGGCCGCCGCCGCCGACCTCGCCGCCGCGGGAATCGACGCCGAGGTGATCGACCCCCGTACCCTCGCGCCGCTGGACACCGCGACGGTCACCGCCTCGGTGCGGCGCACCGGTCGACTCGTCGTGGTGGACGAGGCACCCGCCGCGTGCTCGATCGCATCCGAGATCGTCACGTCGGTCTGCGAGGACCCGGCGGCACTGTCGGCGCTGCGGACACCGCCACGACGGGTCTGCGCGGCGCCGGTGCCGATCCCGTACACCAGACCGTTGGAGCAGGCAGCGGTCCCCTCCGCGCAGCGCATCGCCGACGCCGTCCGGGACCTGATGTGA
- a CDS encoding S8 family serine peptidase, protein MGAPRRFVAPLVAALLCLGAPVPARAEPVPNPAGSHVKYYVVRGTGSGAPESLWDISTRLLGSGDRYLSIVALNEGRIQPDGGVLTDPTALRVGWLLVLPWDAYGDGVLHGLLPTRVPTPPTPPPPRADGRSSGDGCGSAATTSDMAVPWAQLRLAPSVAWQRSTGNGVTVAVVDSGVDATVPALAGRVRPGADVNVVDGRGDTDCLGRGTALAGIVAAQARPGSHFTGMAPGAVILPVRIPLRDGKAAGDDVVDAVGLAVDAGADVVMVPAEVTLTEAHRAALLGFAADADVVLVVAAPPAGSALGDGPYDGLLRVGAVGTDDEPAYPYPKRAVDVLAPGVAVASVGLGGTGEVEASGTDFAVPFVAGLVALVRSAHPDLDAAAVVARVVDGAELGQERAPDPRYGWGVIDPAATVGAAAQAETTGGRTGTFTVDRGPGLAVVVVVLLGMIGLLVVGVRQGRRRQ, encoded by the coding sequence TTGGGAGCACCACGACGGTTCGTCGCACCGTTGGTCGCCGCCCTGCTGTGTCTCGGCGCCCCGGTCCCGGCCCGGGCCGAACCGGTGCCGAATCCGGCCGGTTCCCACGTCAAGTACTACGTCGTGCGGGGCACCGGCAGCGGCGCGCCGGAGTCGCTGTGGGACATCTCGACCCGGCTGCTGGGCAGTGGCGACCGCTACCTGTCGATCGTCGCGCTGAACGAGGGACGGATCCAGCCGGACGGTGGCGTGCTCACCGACCCGACGGCGCTCCGGGTCGGCTGGTTGCTCGTCCTGCCCTGGGACGCGTACGGCGACGGGGTCCTGCACGGACTCCTGCCGACCCGCGTACCGACCCCGCCCACGCCACCGCCGCCGAGAGCGGACGGCCGCTCCTCCGGCGACGGTTGCGGTTCGGCGGCCACCACCAGCGACATGGCGGTGCCGTGGGCGCAGCTGCGGCTCGCGCCGAGCGTCGCCTGGCAGCGGAGCACCGGCAACGGGGTGACCGTGGCCGTGGTCGACTCCGGCGTCGACGCCACCGTGCCGGCGCTCGCCGGGCGGGTCCGCCCCGGTGCCGACGTGAACGTCGTCGACGGCCGGGGCGACACCGACTGCCTCGGGCGGGGCACGGCCCTGGCCGGCATCGTCGCAGCACAGGCACGCCCGGGAAGTCACTTCACCGGGATGGCGCCCGGGGCCGTGATCCTCCCGGTCCGGATCCCGTTGCGTGACGGGAAGGCTGCCGGCGACGACGTGGTAGACGCCGTCGGGCTGGCGGTCGACGCAGGTGCCGACGTGGTGATGGTGCCGGCCGAGGTGACTCTGACCGAGGCGCACCGCGCCGCCCTGCTCGGCTTCGCGGCCGACGCCGACGTGGTGCTCGTGGTCGCCGCCCCGCCGGCCGGCTCCGCGCTCGGCGACGGCCCGTACGACGGTCTGCTGCGCGTCGGGGCGGTCGGCACGGACGACGAACCGGCGTACCCGTACCCGAAACGGGCCGTGGACGTGCTCGCGCCCGGCGTCGCGGTGGCCAGTGTCGGGCTGGGCGGCACCGGGGAGGTCGAGGCCAGCGGCACCGACTTCGCCGTGCCGTTCGTGGCCGGCCTGGTCGCGCTGGTCCGCTCCGCCCACCCGGACCTGGACGCCGCCGCCGTGGTCGCCCGCGTCGTCGACGGCGCCGAACTGGGTCAGGAACGGGCGCCGGATCCCCGGTACGGCTGGGGTGTCATCGACCCCGCCGCCACCGTCGGTGCCGCCGCGCAGGCGGAGACCACAGGCGGGCGGACCGGCACGTTCACCGTCGACCGGGGTCCGGGCCTCGCCGTCGTGGTGGTGGTCCTGCTGGGGATGATCGGGTTGCTGGTGGTCGGTGTCCGACAGGGGCGACGGCGACAGTGA
- a CDS encoding S8 family serine peptidase, which produces MTAQRRSWTRWWCRLLVLAVVASMVAPHRAVAAPVETYAKYYVVTSSYQGEPERLSVITQRFLGTTARTTDVLHLNAGRVQPDGGRLTDPDKLRAGWIIVLPWDAYGEGVRYGMLSSVGAPTTPTPGSRPATTPSPARSQAPGTGRCAVTAGPQTGSDWAQQELAAEQAWKLTEGGGVLVAVIDSGVDGSRAPLGGRVTTGVDIVAGDERGDVDCLGSGTAMAGIIAARDDADGSGGGVAPASAVLPVRVVTTTPQSRAADVATGIEVAVSAGSTVIALGGYVDPAAPEVAEAIRTALAHDVVVVAGASTDTGAATGPDDADGLLRVAGVGADGQLAADYRSGGVDLVAPGIDIATLVAGRDGTRASSGTQYAVAFVAGAAALVRAALPNLDAAAVTHRLRVTANPAASRVPDPLTGFGMVDAGAAVTATLPEEERHEGLATLADDATPGPAAVAALVVLLLAAAAGGLAWWSRRARNRSADPPPGDGPGHDDPHRHDDDPTARPPRSPADRTG; this is translated from the coding sequence GTGACGGCACAGCGGCGTTCGTGGACCCGATGGTGGTGCCGGCTGCTCGTGCTGGCTGTCGTCGCGTCGATGGTCGCACCGCATCGGGCGGTCGCCGCCCCGGTGGAGACCTATGCCAAGTACTACGTCGTGACCTCGTCCTACCAGGGCGAACCGGAACGACTGTCAGTGATCACACAGCGGTTCCTGGGCACCACCGCACGGACCACCGACGTCCTGCACCTCAACGCCGGCCGGGTACAACCCGACGGCGGTCGGCTCACCGACCCGGACAAGCTGCGGGCGGGCTGGATCATCGTGCTGCCGTGGGACGCCTACGGCGAGGGAGTCCGCTACGGCATGCTCTCCTCGGTCGGCGCCCCCACCACACCGACCCCGGGCAGCCGACCGGCGACCACCCCGAGCCCGGCACGCTCCCAGGCGCCCGGCACCGGCCGCTGCGCGGTCACCGCCGGCCCCCAGACCGGCTCGGACTGGGCACAGCAGGAGTTGGCGGCCGAGCAGGCGTGGAAACTCACCGAGGGCGGCGGTGTCCTGGTCGCGGTGATCGACTCCGGGGTGGACGGCAGCCGTGCCCCGCTCGGCGGGCGGGTCACCACCGGGGTCGACATCGTCGCCGGTGACGAGCGTGGCGACGTCGACTGTCTCGGATCGGGCACCGCGATGGCCGGCATCATCGCGGCCCGCGACGACGCAGACGGCTCCGGCGGCGGCGTCGCCCCGGCCTCGGCCGTGCTGCCGGTGCGGGTGGTGACGACGACCCCGCAGTCACGGGCCGCCGACGTCGCCACCGGCATCGAGGTCGCCGTCTCCGCCGGCAGCACCGTGATCGCCCTCGGCGGCTACGTCGACCCGGCCGCCCCGGAGGTGGCCGAGGCGATCCGTACCGCGCTCGCGCACGACGTGGTGGTCGTGGCCGGCGCGTCGACCGACACCGGCGCCGCGACCGGCCCCGACGACGCGGACGGGCTGCTGCGGGTGGCCGGCGTCGGGGCCGACGGCCAGTTGGCCGCCGACTACCGCAGCGGTGGGGTCGACCTGGTCGCCCCCGGTATCGACATCGCCACCCTGGTCGCCGGTAGGGACGGGACGCGGGCCAGCAGCGGCACCCAGTACGCGGTCGCGTTCGTGGCCGGGGCCGCGGCGCTGGTCCGGGCGGCACTGCCCAACCTCGACGCGGCGGCGGTGACCCACCGGCTGCGGGTCACCGCGAACCCGGCCGCCTCGCGCGTCCCGGACCCGCTGACCGGCTTCGGCATGGTCGACGCCGGCGCCGCCGTGACCGCGACCCTTCCCGAGGAGGAACGGCACGAAGGGCTCGCCACCCTCGCCGACGACGCGACCCCCGGCCCGGCAGCGGTCGCCGCGCTGGTGGTGCTCCTGCTGGCCGCAGCCGCCGGAGGTCTGGCCTGGTGGTCACGGCGGGCCCGCAACCGGTCTGCCGACCCGCCCCCGGGTGACGGGCCCGGCCACGACGACCCGCACCGGCACGACGACGACCCGACGGCCCGACCGCCGAGGTCGCCGGCCGACCGGACCGGCTGA